The following are encoded together in the Thalassolituus oleivorans MIL-1 genome:
- a CDS encoding outer membrane beta-barrel protein translates to MKAWKLPLCAAIAAVSSSAYAVEPNGIDLGSGVTFLPGFELTVSDDSNIYKLPDATKVDSTVTRLKPSFGIQADLGATQLTAGYAAEKGMYTYDNDDNYVDHRLSASSKSELTSRSEVDFNLNYNIVHDDRGSGTAEGNAAIATEPDTYDEKVVGAAYIYGSDSAMLNVKPYAEYYSKHYTNNQNLPSPTTDRNHSKVKLGTLLTVNVSSATKALVEVRSTNISYEEDSATAAAREGNLMNLLAGASWDITGKTTGEVKLGALKRSFDDSAVEDDTRFAWEAQLTWNPRSYSTVTFLTQQTANETSGPGTYIASQYSLVSWDHEFSPFMSVVLDASLSNDEYVDDTAGREDEVVSYGVTGVFSPSKILDIKASLKDESRNSNIADLDYDRQIIMLGFAVAI, encoded by the coding sequence ATGAAAGCCTGGAAGCTACCTTTGTGCGCTGCTATTGCAGCAGTAAGTTCTTCAGCTTATGCAGTTGAACCAAATGGTATTGATTTGGGAAGTGGTGTTACATTTTTACCGGGGTTTGAGTTGACTGTTAGTGATGACAGCAACATCTACAAGCTACCAGATGCAACTAAAGTTGATTCTACGGTTACTCGTTTGAAGCCATCTTTCGGTATTCAAGCTGACCTAGGCGCAACTCAGTTGACGGCTGGTTATGCTGCTGAAAAGGGTATGTACACTTACGATAACGATGACAACTATGTTGATCACCGTTTGTCTGCGTCTTCTAAATCTGAACTTACTTCACGTAGCGAAGTAGACTTCAATCTTAACTACAACATCGTTCACGATGACCGCGGTTCAGGTACTGCTGAAGGTAACGCTGCTATCGCGACTGAGCCTGATACATACGACGAAAAGGTTGTTGGTGCGGCGTACATCTATGGTAGCGATTCAGCCATGCTGAATGTTAAGCCATACGCTGAGTACTACAGCAAGCATTACACAAACAATCAAAACTTACCTTCTCCTACGACTGATCGTAACCACTCTAAGGTTAAGTTGGGTACTTTGTTGACTGTTAACGTAAGCTCTGCAACTAAAGCTTTGGTTGAAGTTCGCTCTACTAACATCAGCTATGAAGAAGATTCAGCAACTGCAGCCGCTCGTGAAGGTAACTTAATGAACCTGTTGGCTGGTGCTAGCTGGGACATTACTGGTAAAACCACTGGTGAAGTTAAGTTAGGTGCTTTGAAGCGTTCTTTCGACGATTCAGCCGTTGAAGATGACACTCGTTTTGCTTGGGAAGCTCAGTTGACTTGGAACCCACGTTCTTACTCAACCGTTACTTTCTTAACTCAACAAACAGCTAACGAAACTAGCGGCCCTGGTACTTACATTGCGTCTCAGTACAGCTTAGTAAGCTGGGATCATGAGTTTTCTCCATTTATGTCTGTTGTATTAGATGCCTCTTTGTCTAATGACGAATATGTTGATGATACTGCTGGCCGTGAAGATGAAGTTGTTAGCTATGGTGTGACTGGTGTGTTCTCTCCAAGCAAAATTTTGGATATCAAAGCGTCATTGAAAGATGAAAGCCGTAATTCAAACATTGCTGATTTAGACTACGACCGTCAAATCATCATGTTAGGTTTTGCTGTCGCAATCTAA
- a CDS encoding MBL fold metallo-hydrolase RNA specificity domain-containing protein, with translation MYKISHHGAVNGVTGSCHELTLDSGASLLIDCGLFQGAESMDREADSVFVTTQIDFDIAPVKALLVTHCHIDHVGRIPYLIAAGFRGPIYATEATAKLLPLVLEDALKVGVTRDEALINTFLRLLNQQLVPVPYDVWFAPEELVEVKARFRVAGHILGSAYVELDIGSAKRSQDRKRVVFSGDLGAPYSPLLPAPKSPFRCDELIIESTYGDRQHEGRRMRRKRLQQTVERCLKNKGTVLIPAFSIGRTQELLYELEEIIHRAAAKRSKSKQAEQWQHLDIIVDSPLASGFTAHYRALKTLWDAEARAKVKAGRHPLSFEQLITISSHQEHMQTVSYLAQSGRAAIVIAASGMCAGGRMQNYLKALLPDPRTDVVFIGYQAKGTPGRDIQTYGPRGGFVYFDGQKIEIQAGVYTLGGYSAHADQKDLVNFVKRMRYKPDDIRIVHGDDEAKATLKQKFLEVVPTARIVIPNA, from the coding sequence ATGTACAAAATCTCACACCATGGGGCGGTTAACGGTGTTACCGGCTCTTGCCACGAACTGACCCTCGATTCGGGTGCGTCATTACTGATTGATTGCGGCTTGTTTCAAGGTGCCGAATCAATGGATCGGGAAGCTGATTCGGTCTTTGTTACTACCCAAATTGATTTCGATATCGCGCCGGTTAAGGCGCTGCTGGTTACTCATTGCCATATCGACCATGTGGGGCGCATTCCTTATTTAATTGCGGCGGGGTTTCGCGGGCCGATTTATGCAACAGAAGCCACCGCGAAGTTATTGCCTTTGGTGTTGGAAGACGCGCTTAAAGTCGGCGTTACCCGCGATGAAGCTCTAATCAATACTTTTTTACGCTTACTCAATCAGCAGCTCGTACCCGTACCCTATGATGTGTGGTTTGCGCCTGAGGAGCTGGTGGAGGTTAAAGCCAGATTTCGGGTGGCTGGGCATATTTTAGGATCGGCGTATGTCGAGTTGGATATCGGTTCAGCGAAGCGCAGCCAAGACCGCAAGCGTGTGGTGTTTTCGGGCGATTTGGGTGCGCCATATTCACCTTTATTGCCCGCGCCAAAATCGCCATTCCGTTGCGATGAACTTATCATTGAGAGTACTTATGGTGATCGCCAGCATGAAGGGCGACGTATGCGCCGCAAGCGTTTGCAGCAAACGGTGGAACGTTGCTTAAAAAACAAGGGCACGGTGCTAATTCCGGCGTTTTCGATAGGGCGTACCCAAGAGCTGCTGTACGAGCTAGAGGAAATTATTCATCGCGCTGCGGCTAAGCGTTCAAAAAGTAAGCAAGCAGAGCAGTGGCAACATTTAGATATTATTGTTGATTCGCCCTTGGCTTCTGGGTTTACCGCACATTATCGGGCGTTAAAAACCCTCTGGGATGCCGAAGCACGCGCTAAGGTGAAAGCAGGGCGGCATCCGTTGTCGTTTGAGCAATTAATCACCATCAGTTCGCACCAAGAACACATGCAAACGGTTAGTTATTTGGCGCAATCCGGGCGGGCGGCGATTGTGATCGCGGCGAGTGGTATGTGTGCTGGTGGGCGCATGCAAAATTACTTGAAGGCCTTGCTACCAGACCCACGCACGGATGTGGTGTTTATCGGCTATCAAGCCAAAGGTACCCCAGGGCGCGATATTCAAACCTATGGTCCGCGAGGTGGCTTTGTGTATTTTGATGGGCAAAAAATCGAGATTCAGGCAGGCGTATACACCTTGGGCGGTTACAGTGCTCATGCGGATCAAAAAGACTTGGTTAATTTCGTTAAGCGCATGCGCTACAAGCCGGATGATATCCGTATTGTGCATGGCGATGATGAGGCTAAAGCGACTTTAAAGCAGAAGTTCTTGGAAGTGGTGCCAACGGCTCGGATCGTCATACCTAACGCGTGA
- a CDS encoding VanZ family protein — protein sequence MPSINALEHWLGGDKWMHLKLATILSFLACFASERVIEFALGRRILAVFGFLVAALLLDEAHQYIVASRRFEWLDSAYGVCGLVGGIAIYLVVLMITSRFGERRST from the coding sequence TTGCCTTCGATTAACGCTTTAGAGCATTGGTTGGGCGGCGATAAGTGGATGCACTTAAAATTAGCCACGATATTGTCCTTTTTGGCATGCTTTGCGTCAGAACGGGTGATAGAATTCGCGCTAGGACGACGTATACTAGCCGTGTTTGGATTTCTGGTAGCGGCACTGTTGCTGGATGAAGCACACCAGTATATTGTAGCGTCCAGACGCTTTGAGTGGCTCGATTCGGCCTACGGAGTGTGTGGATTAGTAGGTGGCATAGCCATTTACCTCGTCGTATTAATGATTACGTCACGCTTTGGGGAGCGGCGTAGTACTTAA
- a CDS encoding undecaprenyl-phosphate glucose phosphotransferase encodes MTNQGMISSHQNSFSALYRVFDLFTILMLLLLSASIYGISVTPLYFSAAMVAALGYLLMAESLEVYRSWRASTAMRMVTTTASAWAIVCVAILVIGFFAKVSESFSRLTIGTWMLASLFGLCGWRLAVRQVLYSLRVRGFNSRRVAIVGLNESAMRMRTQVEQHPQLGFHFDGFFDDRTHDRLADECGDEHLEGTIDELIDRTRNGEFDVIFIALPLKAQKRIAHILERCGDTTASVHLIPDFFTYNLLHARLGEIGTMQTLSVYDSPIFGINDVLKRMFDICFSLAVLAVIAVPMLVIAAAVKFTSRGPVIFKQARYGLDGRKILVWKFRSMTTMDNGDKVVQAKKGDARITKVGAFIRRTSLDELPQFINVLQGRMSVVGPRPHAVAHNEEYRKLIPYYMLRHKVKPGITGWAQINGYRGETDTLDKMSGRVDYDLEYIRKWSIWMDVKIIFLTIFKGFVGSHVH; translated from the coding sequence ATGACGAATCAAGGAATGATCAGTTCGCATCAGAACAGTTTTAGTGCTTTGTATCGCGTTTTTGATCTGTTCACCATCTTAATGTTATTGCTGTTATCCGCGTCGATTTACGGCATCTCGGTTACCCCATTGTATTTTTCTGCGGCCATGGTCGCTGCTCTTGGTTATTTATTAATGGCTGAGTCGCTTGAGGTGTATCGTTCTTGGCGCGCTTCTACCGCGATGCGCATGGTCACGACTACTGCATCGGCTTGGGCTATCGTCTGCGTTGCCATTTTGGTGATTGGTTTCTTCGCTAAGGTCAGTGAGTCGTTTTCTCGTTTAACCATTGGTACTTGGATGTTGGCCTCTTTGTTTGGCTTATGTGGCTGGCGTTTAGCGGTGCGACAGGTGCTTTACTCTTTGCGAGTGCGTGGTTTTAACAGTCGTCGCGTTGCTATTGTGGGTTTAAATGAAAGCGCTATGCGCATGCGTACTCAAGTTGAGCAGCATCCCCAGCTAGGTTTTCATTTTGATGGTTTCTTCGATGACCGCACTCATGATCGTCTTGCTGATGAGTGCGGAGATGAACACTTAGAAGGAACGATTGATGAGTTAATTGATCGTACCCGTAACGGCGAATTTGATGTCATCTTTATTGCGTTGCCGTTGAAGGCACAAAAACGGATTGCTCATATTTTAGAGCGGTGTGGTGATACCACGGCTTCTGTTCATTTGATTCCTGATTTCTTCACCTATAACTTGCTGCATGCGCGTTTGGGTGAAATTGGCACGATGCAGACCCTTAGCGTGTATGATTCGCCCATTTTTGGCATCAATGACGTACTAAAGCGTATGTTCGACATTTGCTTTTCGTTGGCGGTGTTGGCTGTTATTGCGGTGCCGATGCTGGTGATTGCCGCTGCGGTTAAGTTCACGTCACGTGGGCCAGTGATTTTTAAACAAGCACGTTATGGATTGGATGGTCGTAAGATTTTGGTTTGGAAGTTCCGCAGTATGACCACGATGGATAACGGCGATAAGGTTGTACAGGCCAAGAAAGGTGATGCTCGCATCACGAAAGTAGGGGCTTTTATTCGCCGTACGTCGTTAGATGAATTACCGCAGTTTATTAATGTGTTGCAGGGGCGTATGTCGGTGGTTGGACCTCGTCCTCATGCGGTTGCGCATAACGAGGAATACCGTAAGTTGATCCCGTATTACATGCTGCGCCACAAAGTTAAGCCAGGTATTACCGGTTGGGCACAGATCAACGGTTATCGCGGTGAAACGGACACTTTGGACAAAATGTCGGGGCGTGTTGATTATGACCTTGAATATATCCGTAAATGGTCAATCTGGATGGACGTGAAGATTATTTTCTTAACCATATTCAAAGGCTTTGTTGGTAGCCACGTACATTAA
- a CDS encoding polysaccharide biosynthesis/export family protein: MLRLVSLLFIVLCSFSSFAEDNSYRLGAGDLITISVYDEPDLSQEVRIGLSGDISYPLLGDVRVAGLSPKELEMKLVSGLKGPYLLDPSVTVSILEYRPFYVTGEVEKPGSYAFHPGLTVDKAISIAGGFTERASKSRIYVMHDDSATKPNHKDSDGRAAKDSIKLFDVVQPGDVITVEQSFF, translated from the coding sequence ATGCTGCGCTTAGTTAGCCTGCTGTTTATTGTGTTGTGTTCTTTTTCCTCATTTGCTGAGGATAATTCATACCGGCTTGGAGCTGGCGATTTAATTACCATCAGTGTTTACGATGAACCCGACCTTAGTCAGGAAGTTCGTATTGGTCTTTCTGGTGATATTTCTTACCCTTTATTGGGTGATGTACGCGTTGCAGGTTTAAGCCCTAAAGAGCTTGAAATGAAGTTAGTAAGCGGTTTAAAAGGCCCTTATTTACTCGATCCTAGTGTGACCGTATCTATTCTTGAATACCGTCCTTTTTATGTCACTGGCGAAGTCGAAAAACCAGGCAGTTATGCTTTTCACCCAGGCTTAACCGTTGATAAAGCGATTTCTATTGCGGGTGGTTTTACTGAGCGTGCTTCTAAAAGCCGTATTTATGTTATGCATGATGATTCGGCGACTAAGCCTAATCATAAAGACTCCGATGGGCGTGCTGCCAAAGACTCGATCAAATTGTT